Sequence from the Hamadaea flava genome:
CCAGACGATCACCATCGGCGAGCCTGCCACGGTCAGGGCCCGGCGATGACAAGCCCTCCGGCAGCTGAGCTGTCTGACGCGCAGGTGATCCGCCGGGCGGCCGACCTGATCCGCCACTGGCACATCGGACAAGCCCACGTGCTGCTCGCCGCGACCATCCGCGACTGCGGCCCGCAGCTGCGACCGCTGCACCGTGCCACGATCGTGCGCCTGTTCGCCGACACCTGCCGCGAACTCGGCGACCTCAAACTCGCCGTACCACTATTGCAGCAATGCCAGGGCCAGTTCGGCCCCAGCCATCCCGTAACCGTCCGGGCCGCCGTTACCGTCGCCGCCCTGCACTACGAGGTCGGCGACGACCATCACGCCGACCTCGCCCTCATACGCGTGCTGTCTGAGCCGGACGTCAGTCTGGTCGGGCCCCTCGCACGTGAAGCGATCCTCGCCGCCACCTACCGCACCCTGATCGGCATCCGCCGCGGTGCCGACACCGTCACCCAACTCCAGCAGCGCCTCGACGAGTGCCGCATCGTGCTTGGCCCCCAAGACCCGCTCACGATCCGGCTGACCATCCACCTTGCCCACCTGTACGCCACATCCGGCCGAGCCGACAACGGGGCACGGCTCCTGCAGGACGTCCGCACCGAGGTCGTCACAGGGCACGGCGACGACCATCCACTCGTCGTCCACCTCACACAGGCCATCGACTCCTGGACGCCACAGCCCGCCCCGGCGTCTGCCGCCGCCACACCTCGGGCGAGTCGGCGGCCAAGGAGTCCGATCATCGCTGCGGTACTCGCCGGCCTGCTTGCCCTGAGCGTGTGCGGCGTTGTGGCCGCCACCCACGGCACGCCCGGCACAGCGCCGGTCGCCACCTGGAACAGCCCCACACCGACGGTGCCACCTGCGGTCGTCCACGTCGCCGTGCACGACCGCACCGTCACGATCACCTTCACCTATCCCGCCAGCGAAGCAACCGCGACGTTGATCGTCACCGTCGGCGGGATCATCCGTCGCACCATCACACTCCCACCGACCGTCGACCGGCAGACCCTCACCGGCATCGGACCCGGACAGGTCTGCGCCGCCGTCACCTGGAACTGCGGCGACACCATGCTCGCAACCGCCGCGGCCTGCTCCCGAGAGGCATCATGACCAGCAATACCTCACCCTTCGACGATCTGGACAGCCGGCTGGCACGGCTGGCCGCCGAACGCGACATCGCCCTCGCCCGGCTCATCGAAGCTGCCTGCGACAACGGAATCGGCGCACTGCTACAGATTGGCTCGCTCGGCCGCGGCCACGGCGACGCCTTCTCCGACCTCGACCTCGTCGCCACACCTACCGCCGCCTACACCGGCCGTGACGTGTGCGCCGCCGCGTTCGGCGACCGGATCCTCACCACGATCACCGTCCCCCGAAACACGCCCATCGGCGGCGACTACCAAGCCGTCTGCCTCGAAACAGTCGACGGCGTCCTCTGGATCGACTTCTACACGTTTCCACCAGCAGCGATGTCGATCCCTGCGGATACGAGCGTGGTGTTCGACCACCTCGGCCTGCGGCACGCCGGGCGGACCTGGGAACAACTACTGGCCGCGCACTCCGACGCGACCCAGCCCGCCCATCCGACGGCCGGCACGACCACATTGCTGCGCGTCGCGGTCGCCGCCAAATACTTCGCCCGCGGCGACCACGCCCGGATGGCTGACAAGCTTCCGCCCGCCGGACCTGGGGCGGCAGGCCAGGCGCCCGCACGTCTATATGAGGCCCTCGCGTCAGTCGACGAACCACGGCTTGCGGCCGCGGTCACCGCGACCCGCCGGCTGGTAGACTCGCCGCGGCACACGCGTTGCGGAACACGCTCCCGCCGAGGAGCCAGCAATGACCCCGGCAAGCCGGCGCAGGCCGGCGATCGTCAGTGCACCATGGCACTACCGGCATATTCGGCGCACGATCGCCCGCCGCACCGCCGCATCGTTGGCACTGGGTGTACTGCTGTCCACGCTCGTCAGCGGCTCAGCCACACCGCATTCAGCCGACCGGCCGGAGACCTACGCCGTCCCCGCAACCGGGGCGGTTCAATATCCGAAGCCGACCGTGACGCACCTGCACTACCGGCACTGGCAACTCGATATGAAACACCCCCACGGCCTGGTCATGTCCGACGTGCAACTGTGGTGGAACATCGACGGCACCGCGCTCATCCAACGCTGCGACGTGGTCGAGGATCCCAAAAGCACCCGCATCAGCCAACCATTGACCGTTCGCGGCCCCTGCGCCGACACCTGGCACCTGACCGCCGGCATGTATCGGCCACGAATGCCGCATCCGCTACCGGATTCCATCGCCGCGCTGCGCACCTGGCTGACCGAGATCGGCGACGGCAACAGCGACCACGCGACAATCGCCGCGATCATGGCGATGCTCCGCGAGCACCACCTCAACCAGCAGCAACAAGCCGCGGTGCTGACCATCCTGGCCGACATGCCCGGCATCAAATACCGAGGCACCACCACTGACCGCGCCGGCCGCACCGGTATGGCGTTCAGCCTCGACAGCACCCTGACCGACGGCAGCACGATCACCGACCTGCTGATCGTCGACCCGGACGACGGCAGCATTCTCGGCTACGACAAGGTCCTGACCACCCCGGCTCCCGGCAGCCGGCTCGATCCGATCACCGTCATCGAAACCCTCGTCATCGTCGAATCAGCCATGACGTCCGTCATCCCCGGCCACCGAAGCGATGTCGTGCATCCAGCAGTCATGCACCGCCGCCAGCTCACCCTAGTCGGCCACAACCGCACAATCATCGACGCCAATCAGTGTTGACGTGTCCGCATGACCGACCTCGGACAGCACAGGAGGAACCCGGTGAATGATGCTATGAACATGGTCCGCGTCCAGGTCGGGCTGCTGTTCTTGTTTCTCGGCAGTATGCCGATCCTCATGCACGTCGTCCGGATCGCACAGGACGGCTTGCCTGCATCGCTTCCCACAACGATCTTCATCGCGGCCACCGTCCTTGGGGTGGCAGGGGCGGCCGTCACCGCGCTCGGCATGCTGCCGGCCGTCAGCGCGGCGGGTTGGCGGCGGGTCTGGCTCGGCGGCGGCATGCAGATCCTGGCCTGCATCGCCCTTCTAGTTCTATACGCAAACATCGCATGAGGGCAGGACGGACTTCCGTGTGCACACGTCGGCCCGGGAAAGTTCGGTAGGCGGCTCGACCGGAGGGCCAGCGATGCGCACACCTGCCGGAGCTACCTCGCCGCTTAGGTGCCGGAGGAGGCGGCAGATGGGACTTTGCGGCTGCCCATTCAGGTCACCCCATAGATCGCGTCTAGTACGTGTCGCACCACCTTTGCGATGCGCATCGGATGGGTCGGCGCCGGTACTGCTTGGTTCAACGCGGAGTTGATTCGTGCCCAGAAGGCATCGTCATCGAGGTCGGACGGGAGCCTCAGGAACCAGCGGTAGCCGCGTGGCCGCGGCGGCGCAA
This genomic interval carries:
- a CDS encoding tetratricopeptide repeat protein translates to MTSPPAAELSDAQVIRRAADLIRHWHIGQAHVLLAATIRDCGPQLRPLHRATIVRLFADTCRELGDLKLAVPLLQQCQGQFGPSHPVTVRAAVTVAALHYEVGDDHHADLALIRVLSEPDVSLVGPLAREAILAATYRTLIGIRRGADTVTQLQQRLDECRIVLGPQDPLTIRLTIHLAHLYATSGRADNGARLLQDVRTEVVTGHGDDHPLVVHLTQAIDSWTPQPAPASAAATPRASRRPRSPIIAAVLAGLLALSVCGVVAATHGTPGTAPVATWNSPTPTVPPAVVHVAVHDRTVTITFTYPASEATATLIVTVGGIIRRTITLPPTVDRQTLTGIGPGQVCAAVTWNCGDTMLATAAACSREAS